In Planococcus citri chromosome 4, ihPlaCitr1.1, whole genome shotgun sequence, the genomic window TAATGTACATTAACATACTCGTAATTATGTTACTAGTAGGATAGACGACACGAAACGACACGGCACGGCACGGCACggtaattgtttattttttttacgttataGACGCGAGAGCGCGATTAACGATTGGCGTACGAAGACGTCGTGTAATCGTCTCTATCGACGCTGGTCTCGCGTACTTGGTAATTTAACGAGGTGTCGGCGGCGCCGGAGCCGCCATCTTGATAGCTGGCTTGCTGTTGCCAGAAGTTTCTGGACTCGGTGTcgtcggcggcggcggcgttgTTGGCGCTGCCGCCGGTCGCGTTCAAATTGGAGCCCCGTTCTTGCATCATGTACGTTTGGTACTCCTTGTCGGGCGGATTCGACATCAGGACGTTGGCCTCGTTTTGGAAGGGCTTAAAGTCGTAGATGTTGCGCAGCCGATACAAGACGGGAGCGTAGAGCAGATTGGAGAAGGCGATGAGCACGTTGAGGCAGGTGAATCCGATGACGGCGACGATCTCGCCGGCGATGACCGGACCCAGGGCGTAGGCGAACGAGTACGAAATGTCGGCGATGGCGTAGATGCTGCCGTAGACGGAGACGTAGCGCACGTCGACGATGTAGCCGAGCGTCGGCAGTATGGCGGTGTCGACGAGCGCCATGCCGAAGCAGATGCCGCAGATGGGTATCATCAGCATCTGGTACGAGGTGCTGAACGGGATGAGGAAGCAGCACATGCCTTCGAGCGCCAGCCCCAGGCCGACCATCAGCCACTGGTACTGGGCGTACTCGCGGGCCATTTTCACCGTCAGCATCACGCCGAACACGTGCGGAAAGAAGGCCGGCAACCAGATCATGCCGATCTTCCAGCTGTCGGTGGTGATGTGCTCCTCCATCCAGATCGAGATGGTCGGTTCGAGAAAGGCCAGCGCCACGTTCGACATCATTAGGGCGCCGGCGCAGACCGCGATGTCCGGATCCATGAACAGCTTCCAGATGGGCGTGGTGGTGACCTTTTCGAAGTGCTTGTGCTCGCTGAGCTGCTGCTTCAGCGGCTTCATCACCAGCAGCAGCATGAAGCCGTCGAGCAGCGAGACCAGCGCCAGTATCAGGAACGGTATCTCTTTGCCGGCGAACTGGTAGAGGGCGCCGCCAAAGGGCGGCGCGAACAGGCAGCCGAAGCTGATGAAGGCCAGCGCTATGCCGAGCGCCTTGGAGCGTTCGTTCTCTTCGGTGAAGCGATCGGCGATCATGGCGAAGCCGGACGTGTCGGCGAACGCCGATCCGACGCCCTGCAGGCTGCGGGCGCAGAACAGCAACGCGTAGCTGCGGCCGCACGCGAACAACGCCGTCGACATGAACATGATGGACAGGCCGATCATCATGGGGATGTCGTAGCCGATGCGATCGATGAGCGCTCCCGAAAACGGATTGATCATCAGCTGCACGATGGCCTTGGACGCGAACAGCAGCCCGGTGGCCGAGTCTTCGCCGTGATGCGCTCGCGGTATCGGCTTGGCCGGCTTGGTCACGTTGTACGgcacgccgtcgtcgtcgtcccaCGCGCCCACGTACCGCAGATAGTCCGGTATGATGGGCACGATCACCATGTACAGCATGTTGTCCAGCAGCAACGCCACGCACACGATCACCAGAATGAGGCGGCGCTGCGAAGTCGGCTCCTGAATCTTCTCCCACACGATGTCTTTGACCACCGTCACCTCCAGATTGATGATCGGCACCTTCATCGTGCCCACCCGATCCCACAGCGCTCGAACAACGTCCACGAATACGTTCATCTTGCAACTGCTACGAGTAAGTGCTACGTACTTGGCTGCTTTAGCTGCTCACCCGCTTAGCTGCTTACCTGCCGCTTACGTTTGCGCTTCAACTCGAGCCCGACGCGACCAGCAGATTTCTTTCAGCAGCTGCTGCTGATCATCTCGTCGTCGAATTGTGCTCGATACGCCtgcaggtacctactttaccatgcaccaccaccaccaccacaacTTAAAGCGATCGTCTAAGGTCTTTCGTAGAAGCGGACATGATTTTCAGAACGCCGTTATCGATCCCAAACCTTTAACAAAGATACAAAACAAACGGTTAGGTATTTAGAATTTCGAATCGTGTGTCAGCGATACGAGATAGAAAGTAtacttaaaatgaaaaaaatgaggaaaaaaacccAAGACCTTACAGCTTACTTATACCTACGCAAATACGCGTTACCTACGCTTAtcgagatgaaaaaagaaaaaaaaaatcaaagaaaaactGCGACATTGCGAACGCGGCACGAGTATTTAGGGCACCTAATTCTATCGCGTCGACTAAGTACGTAAAAGTACATGTATATATACGCGTATCTGTCTTGTATCTTTTAAAGATATGGGATCTAAGCGTACCAAAATGTTGGCTGAACCGCCGCGCCGCATCATGGTTCATGGATGGCGCATCGACTATAATCGTACAATCAATTCGAAGATTgtacaagtaagtacatacccAACCGACACCGACACCGACACCGAGTACGATATACGTATTACGTTAATACGTACTCGCTACCTATTTTTGTAgatcaagtacatacctactcgtaggtacgagtaatagcGAATTTgaacctacctacatatacgtatagtcgtatacgagtatgtatgtacgtacgtatCTAACAGAAGGTCATTGTAAAGCTATAGTTATCGCTTGCGATGCGAAAGTGGGTCAGCGTTTTTTAAGGTTTAGTTATCGTAGGTATCCGTTAGCACCGTGAAAAGTACgcgtatataggtacctactacctagtactagtagtactcgtacctactcgtaggtatggAAATTGCGGATACCCGCAACTACCGGATGATTTGCGGCATCGGGCATCGCTCGTTTGATCGGCGCGGTTGTCGGTTGTTTGCATTATTCTTCGCAGAATGcgagcgataatttttttccactcgagtaggtacatacgcgCGCGTATAACGCCCTTTTTTGCCTGCTTTTTCGCTTCGCTTTGGCGCAGTAAACGCTGGAAAATCACGTCGAATTGCGAATTCGCGCGCGTTTAGTACACCGCACTACCTACGAACAAGTCAGCACAACACTAAacaaatacctaggtatgtattCTCAATTAGGTATTACACACttttacgagtacgagtacgagtacgagtattagccattaagtacctagacctacgacGAGTAGATTGATACAGTCTAGCCTACTTGTATTACGTacggtacctatacctaactaaCTGTACCTATAGCccagtcaatatgcaatttgacccaaacataattgcaaacaaaggttttttttggtgaatattgtctagggtggtgtgctgaacaacat contains:
- the LOC135842958 gene encoding vesicular acetylcholine transporter-like isoform X2, which translates into the protein MNVFVDVVRALWDRVGTMKVPIINLEVTVVKDIVWEKIQEPTSQRRLILVIVCVALLLDNMLYMVIVPIIPDYLRYVGAWDDDDGVPYNVTKPAKPIPRAHHGEDSATGLLFASKAIVQLMINPFSGALIDRIGYDIPMMIGLSIMFMSTALFACGRSYALLFCARSLQGVGSAFADTSGFAMIADRFTEENERSKALGIALAFISFGCLFAPPFGGALYQFAGKEIPFLILALVSLLDGFMLLLVMKPLKQQLSEHKHFEKVTTTPIWKLFMDPDIAVCAGALMMSNVALAFLEPTISIWMEEHITTDSWKIGMIWLPAFFPHVFGVMLTVKMAREYAQYQWLMVGLGLALEGMCCFLIPFSTSYQMLMIPICGICFGMALVDTAILPTLGYIVDVRYVSVYGSIYAIADISYSFAYALGPVIAGEIVAVIGFTCLNVLIAFSNLLYAPVLYRLRNIYDFKPFQNEANVLMSNPPDKEYQTYMMQERGSNLNATGGSANNAAAADDTESRNFWQQQASYQDGGSGAADTSLNYQVRETSVDRDDYTTSSYANR